TAGTGATCTTTGCAACTGTTGAAAGTCAAGGAGGTGCCCTTTGAAAAATGGAGACCTCTGGTAGGTTACAGATGCGGGATGATAAGAATGCTTGCTATTAAACCCCATATAAGAAAAACCCTTTGCTCTgacttgaaataaaaaagatgaagatTATATTTCTCACCCATCCACTCCCTTTCTTCACATCTATGATTATCCTCCCACAAAAAATGGGAATAGAACATTGTCAAATAAAAGGTCAACATTTACAACTTGTGTGATCAGTGCAATGTAGTACTCATCATTAAGATCAATAGCACACATACCTACAGGACCCCATGGTGGGGTCACGGTCATAAAGAACAAAGCTTAAGTGGGAATTGGATATTTTGGCGGTTGGTGtaatatttagaatttttaaagtCTATTAATTTACTGTGTAATTAGTGTACTGAATTTTTTCATAtcatcaatatttaaataaaacaaaataaaattgtactAATAAacgtctatatatatatattaaattatatgcCAAAATTATGTTCACACATTTTACAgataaatagaatttaaaaattctGCAATAAGAATTATATGTCCTTAAGAGTACTAGCATTGGAGTGTAAAAACCCCCCGAGTTGTTATTTTACCAACCGAACCCTTAAATTCCTTCCACATCTGGGTATGCAAACCCAAAAAGTTTTACATCTTAGCTACAATAAGGTTGCAACCTTATTGTTCATGAGgatgtaaaaaatttataatttttattcttttctctctcatcctcTCACTTCAGACAAACTCCTCtacctctctcttcttcttcttcttcttcttttcatctctttctctcatggtctctactctcttcctttcATAGTGGCTTCAGTTTGGCATGGGGTCATTAGGACTATGGGCGGCCATGGGTGGCATGGGTCGGTGTGGGTTTGTTTTGGCATGGGTTGGTGAGTGGTTTTATTTGATGTGGGATTGTGGGCCGCCATGGGTAGGTGGTTTTGCTCGTAGTGGGGTTGTGGGTTTTGCTCTCCGTGGGTCTCGTGTGtttagatttgggttttttttgggtttttttgggtttattcgTTGATGAATCAGTGTTTAGATTTGAGTATTTTGGCGCCTGGGTGTTTGTTGGAGTGTTTCTCAATGGTGCAGTTGTAGGTGGGTGTTTTGGTGGTGCTATTGTGGGTTGCCATTGTTGTTGGTGGTTGCAGGTGATGGGTTGCCGTTGGtgggttgttgttgctgttgctaTTGGTGGTTGTCGTTATTGTGGGTTTGGTGTTACAATGGTGGGTTTGGGGGTTTGGTTTAGTGTTTTAATGAAGTTTcaaaggtggtggtggtgtttaGTGTTTCTAAGTGGTTGAGTTTAGTGTTCGGTGGTGCTAGTGTGTTTCTGGTGACTGGTGTTTTAGAagagataataatttttactattatttgttggtatattttatattaggcaaaaattcaaaactgacCCTTTAACTTTCAgcctttttcatttcagtcctttaactttcaattttgtcatttcaatcctctaactttcaattgctGTCAATTTCGTACTCCGTTAGATCTCAATTATCTACTGTCGTTAATTGAGccaaaacgacgtcgttttggctcctttttttttaataataaatttcaaaattaaaagaaagtaaaaaactgttatctaaaaaaaaaaaaaataaataaaaaaaaaaagaaaacatttaggGGTTTGAGATGTTCCGGCATACGGTCACGTGACGAGCCAGCAGTACTTCCACAAGGTCTTCAAGGCGTACACCAATTTCTAGAAGTACTAGCAGGATCACCAGTTGAAGCTCGTCGATTCCAGTCTCCACTGTTGGGAAATCGGCGAGATCGCCAGCCAAATCGGCCAAATCTACTTCGCCCAGTACATGCGGACCAGCAAGGCCAAGTTTCTCGTTGAGGCTTACGTGTCGTATTTCCTTGGTTTTGATTTCATTGGGAACCCAAATTGCATAAACCTGGTTATCATCAAAGTCCAAGTAACCACATTCTTCTTAGGCATTTTCTCAAACACACCTCATATGCTAAATCCACAGCACTGCCACCCTTCACAAACATATCAATCAACGCACACCCAACACACatatcaaactaaaaatatCCACTTTTTataacaaacccaaaaatcattttcccaATGGGAACATTTTCCACATTCGAACACGCCGGAATCACTGCGGAAAAGCAATACTCATTTGGGCAGAACCCATTTTCAAGCATTTGAAGAAACGTGACAATGGATTCAATTCCCATATCATTATTTGCAAAACAAGAAACCATAGCAGTCCGCGAAACCAAGTCTCTCAAATCCCCCATATCATCAAAAATGGATTTTGCTTTAGCCCAATCCCCACTTTTTGAGTACAAGCTGATGAGAGAATTGAGAATGAGAGAGTCGAGGTGGAGTTGGGAGTGAGTCAAGTAGTGGGTGTGAAGACGCCTCCCCTTAGTTcccctaaatgtttttttttaataagttttttattttcttttaattccgaaatttattatataaaaaaaagagccaAAACGACGTCATTTTGGCTCAATTAATGGCAGCAGATAACTGAGGTCTAACGAAGTACCGAATTGACAActattgaaagttagaggactgaaatgacaaaatcgaaagttagagaactgaatGAAAAAAggctgaaagttagagggtcagttttggatttttgcctttatattattttaatgggttgtttgtaaaaatagaaattaggATGTGGGGATAGTTGTAAAATGagattgtaaaatagataaagtagatttttagagtgtaaaatagaacttttttgGCCACCCGGATGTTGATGCTCTTAGTATAAGAATGTGAACACTTGTGAGGAACATTTTGGCTTCATATGGAGAATCTACATGCAATTGGTTGGAGTAAGAGTTTAATGTAGTGGATAGTGTTAGAGATATGTATACAAGcacaagcccaagcccaagcccatcATATCATTCTAATCAAGGTCCAAATCCATTGAATGTCCTTGTCTAGATTGTACTAGGAATCCAAACTATACAATCCCAGATGGGGTCTAGTGGTTGATCTTTGTTCTCTTGGCCATAATCGCTTAGGTTCAAGTCACCATTAGCACCTGGGACTACAAAGCCATACATTTGGAGAGTTTTATCTCATCGAATAGGAAGTAACTAGCCTCAAGATCCTACCCTTTTTTTCTGACTATTAATAAGAATCCTACTTATACTACTGTAACCCTAAGGTTATTTTGCTATGTATACTCTTCAATGGGTATATTTATAATATACAAAgttcaacaataaaaaatgatcaagtaTATCAAGGCTTGTATGACCTATTTGACATTGTTACTAGTGGTATACTATAATCTTCACACAAAACTTATTTTAAGGCTTCTGGCCAGGGCACTAGATAATTGTACAAGACACAATCTTAACACGTATTGTCACTGGGCCCCATTTAGTGCTCCAAAGCGTTGGACACAAGCCATACCCTAAAAGTTAATGACTCAAGATCAAGTAAGAAGTACAAGATTAAAGAGGGTTTATAAAAACCTTGAGAAACATCTCCAGTGGGACATCGAAAATAGCATCAACTTCATCAATATTGAGTGAAGGTCTGAAATCTCCTTTCCTAGCAAATAGGCCTACCACAGGGAAAAAACCTTGAGTAGGTGTTCCAGCCATATTGCAATAGTAATTAGCCTGCATTGAACATGagaaatgtaaaacaaaaaaataacaaatgggAAAGAGTGATAATCACAGAACCTGGGAAATAAAAGTCTCTAAAGTGGCAACAACTTGAACTAGATTAGGTTCCAAGCCAATTTCTTAATTGGCTTCTCTTAAGGCAGTAGCAGAGTCATCTGCATCTCCTTTTTCCACTTTCCTACTTGGTAATGCTACATCCCCTGTTTGCCAAATGGGAACATAAATTAACCCTCAATCTTGTTTTCCTCCACCTTTTtgcactcaaaaaaaaaataaaaaagactatAATCTGTTAataaagaattataaaattatttgacaTCTAGAGTATTTAGAAAATGCCAATTCTGCCACATCAAAAAATGTTGTTTCCTTTTGAAGGAGGAGACAGGGGAAGGGGGGCGATCTTGCTAGTCATCACTGTTACTTAACGAGATTTGAAGTAAATCCTGTCTATTCTCATGAAAAGTACCTATCTATTCTCATACACAATTATTTCTCTAATCGAGTAAGGCTTAAGTATTCtccaaaatagagagattcCATTTCTCTCAACATGCTTCATGCATTAAAGTTTGTACATAAATTAATTtggtgggttccagttagcttactgataaaatttcttgtcatcaaataagagatctgaagtTCAAACCCCGCCTACACCATTAATCAATAAGTGTCTTGGCctgatgataaaaagaaatCATCATTGAGCAAACGCGAGAGGATGAAATtctatatatctaaaaaaaaaactaaaacaaaaaacaatttgatttcaatttaCCTAGGTGAGATGACAATTTCATGGATCTCTTTGTAAGAACAACTCGAAATTCACCATCTTGGCCTTCAAAGAGGCATATCAAAACCGCTTCTCTTCTCTCCTTCCAATTGACACAAGAAGACTGATCATTTTTGACTTCCAATGACATGAAAAGTCCAAAATCTGAGCCAATACCACAACAATCCTTCTCTATTTCTCCATTTGCTCTAGgtaattggttaaaatattgaAGCCGCTTTGCAAGTCTTGGGAGTGTTTGGCTTCTCCAGACTTCTTCTGTGAGGCATGGTTGAGTTACATGATAAGCCATGTAATGGAATATAACTTTTGGCAAGCCATACACATATTCAGTAACATTTATAAAGAACAATTGTAAAGGGGGAATCAATTTTAAGGGTTACCACTTACCAGTTGTGAATTGTGAGTATCATTCTATAGGAATTATTCTGAAGGATTTTGTTGTGAAACCATTGAGTTATAAGAATCTTTGGACCACCACATACCCTTAGTATGATgatcactctataagtataagtgcttgtaagGTGTGGGAGGCAAGAGAcagggttcaagtctttaaGAGGGAGTTtcgcacacatatacacttaaattaggttagagtagaatttttatcttgtataaaaaaaaaatttaaaaagaatctTTACTTTTCCCCTTATCATTCTTTTTCCTTAGTCTTTTGATCCTAGAGATTATAGAAATTTATCGCATAAAAAAGAGttcatataatttattattaaccACATCATATAAGGATACAATGACAAAAACAATAGACTAGTGAAATCTTTTTATTATGTTATATAAATTGTTAAGCTAATCAAATATTTCTTCTCAAATTCACCTTGACTATCACTTTCTATGTCCAAAAGATATCAATTTGATATGACTTGCTAAAATTATTACTACAATATTTCATTTTGTCTGCTTCATTTTCTGGCATAATCATTTTCATTTCCTGTCAACTAGAAATGTGTAACTTTTTGGTTATAACAAATAGAAGAGGAAGATTTGAATccaaattgttttaaaaattagaagaatcGAGTATATATACCACTaaactacaagattgaactggCATTTTGGTTGCTGATAGACAATAATCTaaactacaagattgaactggCATTTTGGTTGCAGATGGACAATAGTGGAGAGGATGATCGAATAAAGTGGTCACATAAATCTATAACAAGGACACCCTTAAAGTTAGGAGAGGGGACAGAGAACCTCCCACAAGTAAAGGGCAACCCTAGCTTTTTTTGGCTGCCTTTGATTAGGCTGATTTCAATATTTGAATAATCAATTAAACGTGCAAAACTAGAGTAACAGTAGtattgtttttttcaaaatacctGAGGGAAAAGAATATCGAGCCAACAAAACAGTTTGGAATTTTTCCAAAGAGAGAGTCTATCTTTGGATGGAGTCAATTCATAGATCACCAAAGCACCTTGCCCTATGTAAAAACCTTAGATTTATGGGTCATTGGACAGAATTAGGCCGGATTTGGACTACGGAAACCACTAAATTTGGACATAGAATACTACAAATATACACTAAGTCTAGCCCAATCAAAGGCCTAGACATTAGAGCCCACGTTACAGAtttcttctctttgttttaccttttttttcttttctactttaaTCAAGAACGTACTAAAGGTGGATTACATATCCGAACCCATTGTTATTGAGTTTAGCTCAGGTCCAGcttcaataacttttttttttttctgaattaaGGTTTAATAACATGAAGTTGCAAAGCTTTTGAAGCAATTGTagtaatttgtttgtgtttattAGCAGTACTGCTACTTATGTTTGACAAACTGTAAAAAAAGGTCAATGAGCGCATTTGAAAATGGTATACATTGGTTCAAGTATGAGATTAGCCCTTTCATGTCTAAGTTTTAGCTACAATACAAAAGGTTTAATATACAGTGCACAACACCAAAAGGATCAACAAACTGCAACAGAGGCTTTGCTGCAGTACTATGTGGGAGGGATAAACCAAAAGGTGTTTGCCTCTTGTGTCACTTGCGTATGGATGAAGATTAGATGGTGAGTtgaatatgtagtaatgttgcATGACTTGATCAAAGCTATTGATAtcacaataaatatataaatatgtaaaagCTCGTCAAATCGTAAAAGCTACTATAGGAATGAGTAATCCAGAAAATAAAGACAAATCGCAATTTAATTTTAGGAGTTCCATCAACGACTAACAAGAAAGATTGGAAATATTTTGGGCCAAATTAACATGCAACAAGCTCTTTACCTTCTAAGAGTTTATGGTGGATTGAAATATTTAAAGTTACCTTAGTTTTTAAGGTACAGCCCACCCTAGAAGTTTATCAttcattattaaataaatgtgcTAGATTTCGTCATAATTATTAACATTTAAACAAACATTGACAGGaatcattttgatatttatttaacgctctgtttgtttcaatgtaaaatatttgcaaatgtaaaatattttacatgtaaattattttcagtaaaatatttttcattttaccgTGTTTGATTGTCAGCAtgaaaatataatgtaaaattttttcttcatatttctCAAAACTCACTAGGTGCACAAACCACCCCACCTATCACCCAAAACTCCACATCGGAAGAAAAAAGCagccaccaaaacaccaccagCCACCAAACCccatcaaaaatttaaaaaacagcCACCAAAACACCACAAAACATTCAAACAACAGCCATCATAATTGCCACTAACCACcaaaccaccaccaaccacccaAAAGACAACCACCGTCAACCAAAAATCTAGATCAGGGAGCCAAGAAAAACCTCCACAAACTCAGATTggaaaccccaaaaaaaaaacccaagaaaaACCTCCACAAACCCAGCAGAGGTGAGATCGGGTAGCAACCAAAACCATCTTCAGGTCATAACCACAGTTACCATAGGCATCTATAATGATCATTGCCAAGCAGTAGCCCATATAATATTTCgatttcctaaaaaaaaggtgtccaaagaaaatttcaaccaCAGAGGCATTTCCTTAGGCCTAAAGATTCTCCAAAGTTCTCTGCACTAAAGCATTGATTGAAGGTAGGGGCTTAAGACATGAAAATGTCCTTTAAGAATAAGCAAATTTCAGGCAGTGACTTGAACAATTCAAGTAAGATCAAAGGACAAGCCATCAAGTATATTGATTCCACTCGCTCATACCGTTGGAGTTCCCATCGGACCCAAGGGCtgtgtgagagagaagagaagatgGGTTAATAGCATTGGTCAGTGGGTAGGCGTGATCAGTGGGTGGGCGTCGGTCAGTGAGTGAGAGAGCTGAGATATGGAGAGAGGGAGGAGAACTGAGAAAGTAAGAGGGGAAGAAACTGACAGTGTCAGGAGTGAGGGGAGAAAGAAagtataaaatgttttaccgatttttcaagtgtaaaatattttacagtttatgcctttattttttcctttgactgcaaatattttacatttgactaattattttacTGTAAAACAAACActataaaatgtgaaaatattttatatcaaaacaaacagagcgtaagttCAACAAACAAACCCCTCTTGGTACATCTGGAGGAACCTTAGTTGTACTCCTGGCTAACGTACAAATTGAAGATTGCCCTGAAATTACCGAGCTTTCGATGCTTCTTGAACATGTTATACCTGAAATAATGCAAGGAATTCAAATCAGAAGAATGTACTGCATTAGGCAGAGCCGCAACTTTCCCAAACTAGAAAAACTGGAACTCACAAGCCTATCACAGCCAAAGATGGCCTAAAAGAGATTTGTGCCACAAAGGTACTCTTAAATGCTTGATTATGGAGCTCAAACTCAGAAAATACACTTTCTCATTCTGCACCTGCAAAACCTTTAAGTAATTTAAAATCAGATACTGTGTAATGTTGAAGAAAATAGCAGAAAAAAAGGGGTATTTGGAgcattttttcattaataagcATTACACTGGAGACATAATCAAAGTTCTAAGATTTCTGCAGCTGGAGTGTCTTTCTAACAAGTCaagaaaaaatttgtgaaagcGTGATTGCAACAAAAATGAATTTCCATacagcaacaaaaaaatatttctccctcttttttttatattaattttactataaaatgaattttttataataaagcAATTGGGTGCATCACTTCCCATCCATCACAATTGATAGAAGTGCAACAGAAGGAGCAATTTCATCATTTCTCAAACTTCATGGATTACACTAAATTGATGGTTGTAAGTACAGCAGTGTCTTTGAAATAGGCCCAAACCACATGAGGTCTTTTTTGCATTTTGCTCTTTAATAAATGAAGATGGAAGAACGGGGACTTACCCTGACAAAGTACTAAACAATGGTAGCACATAATGCTGATGAAAAAGTCAAATGTATATCCATCGCTCTTGTAGCAAAAATAACACCCATTAGCTTCCCAAGTGCTCTTGACACTGGTGAAATGTGTCCACGCTCAACAAAATGTATCATAAGCCTATCTACCTCCTCACATTTTCCTTCTAGCATCAGTCTTTTACTCACCTTCTCACATAACTTCAATTCAGGAATCAGATTCCGGTTGAACATGCGACTGGCCACTTTATATGCAAACAAAGGAATCCCTTTGCTCAAAATAACTCTCCATAAGTATGTGACATGTTTTAGCATCAATTCTTGAAACTGTTCTCAACAGCTTACCTAAGAGTTTATCCGCCTCCTCAAGATTTCCAAAACTACAAAGCTTTTCAATAACTTGATTATACACTGTTTTGCATGAATGTCTTGAGAGCATTTTCTCCAATACTTTCAACAAATCTTCCACCCTACCCATCTGACAATACCGGTGAATAACTGTCCTGTATGTAACAGGAGTAGGATCCAAACCCTTCTTCAGCATCTTCATTGTAAGTTCAGTTGCTTCTTCTATTCTACCTTTCTTCCCCAATGCATCTATCACTGTAGTATATATGACTACATCAGGGTGCTTGTTGTTAAGATATGTGTCATCAAGCGATGATAGAGCAGCTTCCAAATCATCCTTCTGGCAGTATCCATGAATTAAAGTGGTGAAGTTTACCACATTAACAGCACACCCCTTGTTCAGACACTCCTGCATAAACTTTTTAGCCTCGTCCATTCCTCCCTCTCGGCAGAGAGGCTGAATCAGTAAGTTAATTTCAACTGGGGTTGGAAAAAAACCGTTTCTAATCATCTCCCTTACAATATCACAGGCCTCAGACAACTTTCCTTCCCTACGTAGACCATGCATCACAGCACCATAAGTGACGACATTTGGGGTCCACCATTCTTCCTCACTCATTTTCATCATCTCCCTAGCTTCTGATGACTTTCCACTCCAACAAAACCCATGTAACAAGGTAGTATATGATAAAGTGTTTGGTTTGCAGCCATTCTTGTACATCTGCTTAAGCATCTCTTTAGCTTTGTCCACCTTTCCTACCAGACAAAACCCATTAAGAACAGTAGTGTAAGTCACAACATCAGGAATGCAACCCTTTTTGAACATTTCATTTACTAATTCTTTAGCAATGTCAATCCTTCCAGACTTACAAAATGAGTGAACTATTGCACTATACACAACCTTATCAACACAAAAACCCCTCTCCTCTGCTTCCCTCAAAAACTCCAGAGCCTCATCTCCATGACCATGCTTGGAGAGCATGTGGATAAGAGTGTTGTAGGTAACCTGGTCTAGTATCAACTTACTATCTTTCACCATCTTATCCATCAATTCCCTCACTTCTTTAACCCTTTTCTCCTTACAAAGAAAACTCATCACTGTATAGTAGCTGACCTTATCCGGGTAGCATCCCTTCAGAGGCATTTCAGCTATCAGCTCAATAGCATCTTCAACACGATGCAAATCACAATACCCCTTAATCAAGCTATTATAAGTGACAACATTAGGTGTGATTTCAACAAGTTGCATCCGGGCCAAGAACCTCAATGCCTTTTCCAGTTTATTCCCCTTCACTAAAACATTGATTGCAGTGTTACATATTGACAAATCAGGATCAACTCCTGCTCTTTGCATCAAAGTCAAAATTTGAATTGCATTCCTCAACTTGCCTGCCCGACTATACGACAACATCACATAACCAAATGCTTCAGGCCGGCGCACAATACCCCTGCAGGCCATGAGGCGAAGAACCCGTCTAGCATCCTAACACAATTTAGTCTTACTAAGGACATCCAGCATCGTATAGTAAACAATCGGGTCATGTCTGTACTGCCACTGCCGATCAGCCCAATAGAATAATTTCAAAGCAACCCATTCATCCGCCTGAGAGTGCAGAACAGCACAAACTTGGCGAGGTTTAAGGCTTCTTAGTAAGTGCCTTAATTCCCCTTCAAGCTTTGGACTCCAAGCCAACCTCAGTTCAATCGACCTACAAATCTCTCTCACCAAAGGGTGTCTTATTTCATCCTCATCCAACTCAACTCTTCCAATACCTTCCCTTTGTTCACAATTTCTATTAACTAAACTCAAAACCATAaaatcatcgtcatcatcatcatcattaccATCCTCTCCtacttcttcatcatcatcatcgtcatcgtcatcatcatcatcatcatcatcatcatcatcctcaagCTCTTTAGCCTCATCAAATTTATCAAAGCTAGAGTCTTGCTAATCCCCATTATCCCAGGAACCCATTTGCCTAAACCTGCCATACCCATCATCAGTATCATCAAGTTCACCTTTCCCAGCAGGTTGACCTCTACTAATAGCAAAAGAGGTTCTTGataaaaatgaagaatattATGCAACAAGTCCAATACAAGGTAATGGGTTTTCAAGGAAATAATAGCTAACCTCTTGCCCATAAAACTGACCACTATTGCCACAAACACATGTATGAAAATGTAAGAAATCAATAAACTTATGAGGTTTTCGAATTCTAAAGTAGGAATTGAAGTTATATAACATGGAAGTATAGTTTGGAATCGgaaattaacaaatttaaagtaAGAAAGGAAGCAAAGCAAGTGGGGTTTGCCTGGGAGATTCCTTCTTATCAATGCTTGCGGCAGCTTCTCAAACCGAACAAAGACAAACAGAACAGATCTCAAAACGTCACAGTTTCTAGCAATGCGGCTCGACCGAAGACAGCGTTTGTGTTGAGTAGAAGAATAAGCAGCAGCGGCGGTGGCAAAGAGCAGCAACGGCGGCTGAGAGTGAGAGGAGCGGAAGCGAGAGTTGTTTTTAGaaagtgtgaaaaaataaaataaataaataaaattattatttatataaaatagagtTTATCTATGCTACTATTTaatctatttattatttaaagtggaaaaaaaaaaatctcattttgcaagatctttgtttttaatgaaaattttactctagcttcttttctaatctaatttaagtatgttttcaaaaaaaaaaatctaatttaagtaaatatatatatatatatatatatatatatatatataaagtatgtATATGAAGCTCTCCCT
This genomic stretch from Castanea sativa cultivar Marrone di Chiusa Pesio chromosome 9, ASM4071231v1 harbors:
- the LOC142608828 gene encoding nudix hydrolase 11-like; its protein translation is MAYHVTQPCLTEEVWRSQTLPRLAKRLQYFNQLPRANGEIEKDCCGIGSDFGLFMSLEVKNDQSSCVNWKERREAVLICLFEGQDGEFRVVLTKRSMKLSSHLGDVALPSRKVEKGDADDSATALREAN